From a single Aspergillus puulaauensis MK2 DNA, chromosome 2, nearly complete sequence genomic region:
- a CDS encoding flavin-containing monooxygenase (COG:Q;~EggNog:ENOG410PJH7;~InterPro:IPR036188;~PFAM:PF13738,PF13450): protein MASASKIEPGSFNTPVGTFPATCTSTNIDAHSVATTTLNALNTALSQNDIPAITPLFLEDNSFWRDHLCLSWDFRTAKGRDKISSLLTSASSLKNIKLEIDKSTPFRAPQVGAIDALGEVFGVQFFVTVQTAFGSGRGVVRLAEQGAGKWFIYTLYTALQSLSGYEEKVNTRRPFGATHGEVVDRRNWQDRRNAERNLSDEQSQPAVVIVGAGQSGLSIAARLKMLGVDALIIDEEDRIGDNWRRRYHQLVLHDPVWFDHMPYLPFPSNWPVFTPKDKLAEFFECYAKLLELNVWTGSSIRKSNWSDDEKTWTVEVTRKKDDGGSETRVLRPRHVIQATGHSGKKNLPTFKGVESFTGSRICHSSEFHGAAADGQGKKAVVVGSCNSAHDIAQDYYEKGYNVTIVQRSSTCVVSSDAIVNIALKGLYEENGPPVDDSDVFLYSIPSSQFKAQQIKITALENERDKELLDGLAKAGFKVDRGPDDAGLLLKYWQRGGGYTIEVGAGKLIAQGKIKVKQGQEISEVVPHGIRFADGSELEADEIIFATGYQNMRTQTRIIFGDEIADRVNSVWGLDEEGEPRTIWRRSGHPGFWFMGGNLALCRYYSQLLALQILAVERGLN, encoded by the coding sequence ATGGCTTCTGCCTCCAAGATCGAACCCGGCTCATTCAACACCCCCGTCGGGACCTTCCCGGCAACATGCACCTCCACAAACATCGACGCCCACTCTGTGGCCACAACAAccctcaacgccctcaaCACCGCCCTCTCCCAGAATGACATCCCAGCTATAacccccctcttcctcgaggacAACTCCTTCTGGCGCGACCATCTCTGTCTATCCTGGGACTTCCGAACCGCCAAAGGCCGCGACAAGATCAGCTCCCTGCTAACCTCCGCATCATCATTGAAGAACATCAAGCTTGAAATCGACAAGAGCACCCCGTTCCGCGCCCCGCAGGTTGGCGCCATTGACGCCCTCGGCGAGGTGTTCGGTGTGCAGTTCTTCGTTACGGTGCAGACGGCTTTCGGATCCGGCCGCGGCGTCGTGAGACTCGCCGAGCAGGGCGCGGGGAAGTGGTTCATCTACACCCTGTACACAGCCCTGCAGTCGCTAAGCGGGTATGAAGAGAAAGTCAACACGCGCCGACCATTTGGCGCAACGCATGGGGAAGTCGTGGATCGACGGAACTGGCAAGATCGACGCAATGCAGAGCGGAACCTTTCAGACGAGCAGAGCCAGCCTGCCGTTGTGATTGTGGGCGCGGGCCAGTCGGGGCTGTCAATAGCGGCGCGGCTGAAGATGCTTGGTGTAGATGCGTTGATtattgacgaggaggaccgCATTGGGGATAATTGGCGGCGCAGGTACCACCAGCTTGTGCTCCATGATCCGGTCTGGTTTGATCATATGCCGTATCTGCCGTTCCCGTCGAATTGGCCGGTGTTTACGCCGAAGGATAAACTTGCAGAGTTCTTTGAGTGCTATGCGAAGTTGCTAGAGTTGAATGTTTGGACTGGGTCGAGTATCCGGAAGTCAAACTGGAGTGACGACGAGAAGACCTGGACGGTGGAGGTCACGAGAAAGAAGGACGATGGAGGTAGCGAGACGAGAGTCCTCCGTCCGCGCCATGTCATCCAGGCAACAGGACACTCGGGGAAGAAAAACCTCCCTACTTTCAAAGGCGTCGAGTCCTTCACAGGGAGCAGAATCTGCCACAGCTCTGAATTCCACGGGGCCGCAGCAGACGGCCAGGGGAAGAAAGCCGTCGTGGTGGGCTCCTGCAACTCCGCACACGACATTGCACAGGATTACTACGAAAAGGGATACAATGTAACGATAGTGCAGCGCTCATCTACCTGCGTCGTTTCGTCCGACGCCATCGTCAACATCGCACTAAAGGGTCTCTACGAGGAGAACGGCCCGCCGGTAGACGACTCCGACGTCTTCCTGTACAGTATCCCCAGTTCGCAGTTCAAAGCGCAGCAAATCAAGATCACCGCGCTTGAAAACGAGCGCGACAAGGAACTACTCGATGGTCTGGCCAAGGCCGGATTCAAAGTCGACCGCGGGCCTGACGACGCCGGACTACTGTTGAAATACTGGCAGCGCGGCGGCGGATACACGATTGAAGTCGGGGCCGGGAAGCTCATCGCCCAGGGCAAGATCAAGGTTAAGCAGGGCCAAGAAATCAGCGAGGTCGTTCCGCATGGGATCCGGTTTGCTGATGGTTCGGAGTTGGAGGCGGACGAGATTATCTTTGCCACGGGGTACCAGAACATGCGAACACAGACGCGGATTATATTCGGCGACGAGATCGCGGACCGCGTGAATAGTGTTTGGGGgcttgatgaggagggtgagCCGAGGACGATCTGGCGGCGTAGTGGACATCCAGGGTTCTGGTTTATGGGCGGGAATCTGGCGCTGTGTCGGTATTACTCGCAGTTGCTGGCCTTGCAGATTCTTGCTGTGGAGAGGGGGTTGAACTAG
- a CDS encoding uncharacterized protein (COG:S;~EggNog:ENOG410Q2VI) — MSRSRRGNSDASSSNSPHGQTFPLAHPPPKKSSKAKKSRQCLRLSTRRLLQIQQLQQTSSTPRVTPILELYRPSSFGKSIPLHNENRSRKVHGRDLYLTQSEPYTHLRNRNRSKSNGRSSVHSNGLLTPPVNGHATKPRSGSGASRSGASSVSGEEGGGGGGGGSSEWRARFRSPRRRKGSKDSAYASASASGSEENEDEEENDVVAVIHTSPKPRAKGVAAPDAELFFPLSGWSWEASSPAPGRYRFRDDKGMVVFDWEKRPPSRSSPATAEKEDGERFVLGVSNESGGETTSLRRPWLAQLSRRGIHVGGLEGWQGELGALMIDDGAGLYTLILTMAVWVAKQAEWV, encoded by the exons ATGAGCAGATCGAGACGTGGGAATTCCGACGCAAGCTCGTCGAACAG CCCCCACGGCCAAACATTCCCCCTGGCCCACCCACCCCCCAAAAAATCCAGCAAGGCGAAGAAATCCCGACAATGCCTACGCCTATCCACCCGCCGActcctccaaatccaacaACTGCAACAAACATCCTCCACTCCACGCGTCACCCCAATCCTCGAACTCTACCGCCCTTCTTCATTCGGCAAATCAATCCCGCTCCATAACGAGAATCGGTCCCGGAAAGTCCACGGCCGCGATCTATACCTCACACAGAGCGAACCGTACACACATCTCCGGAACCGGAATCGGAGTAAAAGCAATGGACGCTCGAGTGTTCATTCAAACGGCCTCCTCACCCCGCCTGTAAACGGACACGCGACAAAACCACGCTCGGGTTCAGGAGCGTCAAGATCCGGGGCGAGCTCCGTCtcaggcgaggaaggaggaggaggaggtggtggtggaagcaGCGAATGGAGAGCGCGATTCAGATCGCCACGGCGGCGGAAGGGAAGCAAGGACTCTGCGTATGCAAGTGCATCTGCGTCAGGTTCTGAggagaacgaagacgaggaagagaatgacgTCGTGGCTGTGATTCATACTTCGCCGAAACCTAGAGCGAAGGGAGTCGCGGCGCCGGACGCAGAGCTGTTCTTCCCGCTGTCTGGATGGTCGTGGGAGGCGAGCTCGCCTGCGCCAGGACGGTATCGGTTCCGAGATGACAAGGGAATGGTAGTATTTGACTGGGAGAAACGGCCTCCGTCGCGGTCGAGTCCAGCAACcgcggagaaagaggacgGCGAGCGGTTTGTCCTCGGGGTTTCTAATGAGTCCGGGGGTGAGACGACGTCATTAAGGCGGCCTTGGCTGGCGCAGTTGTCTCGGCGGGGAATCCATGTTGGTGGGCTTGAAGGTTGGCAGGGCGAGCTTGGGGCGTTGATGATCGACGACGGTGCGGGGCTGTACACCTTGATTCTGACCATGGCGGTTTGGGTAGCGAAGCAGGCTGAGTGGGTTTAG
- a CDS encoding uncharacterized protein (COG:S;~EggNog:ENOG410PVU3) — MNALRRVPTLSPLRRAMSGQQQFRGVSALGRLTVTVQGPHVDSEAAPDHREPLLAQLRSLPRDAPILTIQDDPPSDTEWDLLSDHFTGVRDLEIDTGFNEDLNDSKMPLHWPLDRLMISGVCGEVTKSPHILQGLAKHLILYLTSEMRFEGPRSDQLTGAYQKAIDRGEAKSEYIPGSKINLINITKLGREWMAQKYGDSSAEAELEPENRPVQESRLRTLEIIGNDALDTFLRMCAAIPHVVENVSTLYLRSTSARPDFLWTEEKSFAEVLPQLTDLQTLKLSVGEVFHEEATLSALYTSLPPNLTTLYFRGPISLCRSERWEEWVTAFSSDTFLPKLQRLAFVLDMHYEQGKYGKEDSDAPEEDLLQARAACERLYEGARRRGITIEPLQDEWAGKHVCLRPVDRRWPSPRPYPSPFFGP; from the exons ATG AACGCTCTCCGTCGCGTCCCCACCCTTAGTCCCCTGCGACGAGCAATGAGCGGCCAGCAACAGTTCCGCGGTGTTTCTGCTCTCGGTCGCCTCACGGTCACTGTCCAGGGCCCTCATGTCGATAGCGAGGCGGCTCCAGACCATCGCGAGCCTCTGCTCGCTCAACTTAGGTCTCTCCCGAGAGATGCTCCCATCCTGACCATCCAAGATGATCCACCGTCCGACACAGAATGGGACCTCCTCAGCGATCACTTCACTGGCGTGCGCGATCTGGAGATCGACACTGGCTTTAACGAGGACCTCAACGACAGCAAGATGCCCCTTCACTGGCCACTCGATCGTCTAATGATCTCCGGCGTCTGCGGAGAGGTCACCAAGTCGCCGCACATCTTACAAGGGCTAGCCAAGCACCTCATCCTGTATCTCACATCTGAGATGCGATTCGAGGGCCCTCGATCTGACCAATTGACCGGCGCGTACCAAAAAGCCATCGATCGCGGCGAAGCCAAATCCGAATACATACCTGGTAGCAAAATTAACCTGATAAACATAACCAAGCTCGGGCGCGAGTGGATGGCACAAAAATACGGAGACAGCTCTGCAGAGGCAGAGCTCGAACCGGAAAACCGACCCGTCCAGGAGAGCCGTCTACGCACGCTCGAGATCATCGGGAACGACGCCCTCGACACGTTCCTACGCATGTGCGCTGCGATACCGCACGTTGTCGAGAACGTCTCAACACTCTACCTGCGTTCGACCTCGGCCCGGCCCGACTTCTTGTGGACTGAGGAGAAGAGCTTCGCAGAGGTTCTCCCGCAGCTTACAGATTTACAGACATTGAAGCTCAGCGTTGGAGAAGTCTTCCACGAGGAGGCAACTCTCTCCGCTCTATATACCAGTCTCCCGCCGAATCTCACGACGCTGTATTTCCGCGGGCCCATTTCGCTCTGCCGGTCGGAGCGGTGGGAAGAGTGGGTGACGGCCTTTAGCTCGGACACCTTCCTCCCCAAGCTGCAGCGGCTGGCCTTTGTGCTTGACATGCACTATGAACAGGGGAAGTACGGTAAGGAAGATTCGGATGCACCGGAGGAGGACCTACTCCAAGCGCGGGCTGCGTGCGAACGTTTGTATGAGGGCGCGCGACGTCGAGGAATAACCATTGAGCCGCTGCAGGATGAATGGGCAGGCAAACACGTGTGCTTACGGCCGGTAGACAGGCGGTGGCCGAGTCCGCGACCGTACCCGAGTCCGTTTTTTGGCCCGTAA
- a CDS encoding uncharacterized protein (COG:S;~EggNog:ENOG410PYB0;~TransMembrane:1 (o157-182i)), with product MVTCYTRDGNEDPTRFPCSADGNPAQCCDEGDYCATNGLCIRPRDNGDVGYFQNTCTDPDWIDGSVPTCPTQCADIRNAGNGVTTCGSEKFCCTGFSGCDCNNSTQTFSMEAVVRANTQTVGPGSLPTSSSTPTSTSTPSPTASPAEGSSGGDSNNLGVGLGVGLGVGIPLVAGALVAFWFFRRRKRAATAGPGASGHTENFTPTPQDKRFAQQQAGPPLPPQELPSDEHVRTRGPLQEMQ from the exons ATGGTCACTTGCTACACCCGGGATGGAAATGAGGACCCAACTCGTTTTCCCTGCTCAGCGGACGGGAACCCCGCCCAGTGctgcgatgaaggcgacTACTGTGCCACCAACGGTCTCTGCATCCGCCCAAGGGACAATGGCGACGTCGGCTACTTCCAAAACACCTGCACTGACCCGGACTGGATTGATGGCTCTGTCCCAACATGCCCGACCCAGTGTGCCGATATTCGCA ACGCTGGAAATGGCGTGACTACCTGCGGCAGCGAGAAATTCTGCTGCACCGGATTCAGCGGCTGCGACTGCAACAACTCTACGCAGACCTTCTCCATGGAAGCTGTCGTTCGGGCCAACACCCAGACCGTTGGACCCGGCAGCCTCCCcacctcctcatcaacaccaacttcaacctcCACTCCCTCACCAACAGCCTCCCCAGCGGAAGGCAGCTCCGGCGGGGACAGCAACAACCTCGGCGTCGGCCTGGGTGTCGGGCTAGGCGTGGGAATCCCACTGGTCGCAGGCGCACTCGTTGCCTTCTGGTTCTTCCGCCGGCGAAAGCGCGCTGCTACGGCAGGGCCCGGTGCGTCAGGGCACACGGAGAACTTCACGCCGACGCCGCAGGATAAGAGGTtcgcgcagcagcaggccgGCCCTCCTTTGCCGCCGCAGGAGTTGCCCTCGGACGAAC